One stretch of Arachis hypogaea cultivar Tifrunner chromosome 20, arahy.Tifrunner.gnm2.J5K5, whole genome shotgun sequence DNA includes these proteins:
- the LOC112784735 gene encoding protein NRT1/ PTR FAMILY 6.2 isoform X2, with protein sequence MEGKMSWTVADAVDYKGYPADRSKTGGWVPAALILGIEIVERLSTMGIAVNLVTYMIGVMHLPSSTSANIVTDFMGTSFLLCLLGGFLADSFLGRYKTIGIFAAIQTLGTASLAISTKLPQLRPPPCNPRSNSNTCQPANGFQMGILYVALYLIALGTGGLKSSVSGFGSDQFDEKDEKEKSQMAYFFNRFFLFISFGTLAAVTVLVYVQDEVSRSWAYAVCSVCMIIAILVFLSGTKRYRFKKSMGSPIVHIFQVIAAAIRKRKLELPYNVASLYEDTPEPSRIEHTDQFCFLEKAAIVVEGDFEENSGPNPWKLCSLTRVEEVKMMVRLLPVWATTIIFWTTYAQMITFSVEQASTMERNLGSFQIPAGSLTVFFVAAILITLALYDRIIMPLWKKWKGKPGFTSLQRIAIGLVLSTLGMVAASVCEKKRLTVAKSVTGNPATLPISVFILIPQFFLVGSGEAFIYTGQLDFFITQSPKGMKTMSTGLFLTTLSLGFFVSSFLVAVVKKVTRTHHGQGWLADNINKGRLDLFYALLTILSAINFVAFLVCSLWYKPKKPKATTMQKGEINNNSAENRC encoded by the exons ATG GAGGGAAAAATGAGTTGGACAGTTGCAGATGCTGTGGACTACAAAGGCTACCCTGCTGATAGGTCCAAAACTGGTGGTTGGGTTCCTGCTGCTCTTATTTTAG GGATTGAAATTGTTGAGAGGCTCTCAACCATGGGGATTGCAGTGAACTTGGTGACATACATGATTGGAGTGATGCACCTTCCAAGCTCAACCTCAGCCAATATTGTCACTGACTTTATGGGAACCTCATTTCTCCTATGTTTGCTTGGAGGTTTTCTAGCAGATTCCTTCCTTGGAAGATACAAGACAATTGGAATCTTTGCTGCAATCCAAACACTG GGTACTGCTTCATTAGCAATCTCAACAAAATTGCCACAGTTACGTCCACCACCATGCAATCCAAGATCAAACAGTAACACTTGCCAACCAGCCAATGGATTTCAAATGGGAATCTTGTACGTGGCTCTATATCTTATTGCACTTGGAACCGGTGGCCTAAAGTCTAGTGTATCAGGCTTTGGAAGCGACCAATTTGATgagaaagatgagaaagaaaaatcCCAGATGGCCTATTTCTTCAACCGGTTCTTCCTCTTCATAAGTTTTGGAACTCTTGCAGCTGTTACAGTTCTTGTGTACGTTCAAGATGAAGTGAGCAGAAGTTGGGCTTATGCGGTTTGTTCTGTTTGCATGATCATAGCCATCTTGGTGTTCTTGTCAGGAACCAAGAGGTATAGATTCAAGAAAAGCATGGGAAGCCCCATTGTTCATATCTTCCAAGTTATTGCAGCTGCAATCAGGAAAAGGAAGTTGGAACTTCCATACAATGTTGCCTCTTTGTATGAGGACACTCCAGAGCCTTCTAGAATAGAACACACCGATCAATTCTG TTTTCTGGAGAAAGCAGCGATTGTGGTTGAGGGTGATTTTGAAGAGAACTCTGGACCAAACCCATGGAAACTGTGCTCACTAACAAGGGTGGAAGAGGTGAAAATGATGGTGAGGCTTCTTCCAGTATGGGCCACAACTATCATATTCTGGACCACATACGCACAGATGATCACGTTTTCAGTTGAGCAAGCCTCCACCATGGAAAGGAATCTTGGCAGCTTCCAAATCCCCGCTGGCTCTCTCACTGTCTTTTTCGTTGCTGCAATCCTAATCACTTTGGCTCTCTATGACCGAATCATCATGCCCCTCTGGAAGAAGTGGAAAGGCAAACCAG GATTCACGAGCCTACAAAGGATTGCAATTGGGCTTGTACTTTCAACATTGGGAATGGTGGCAGCTTCTGTATGCGAGAAGAAACGGTTAACAGTTGCAAAGAGTGTTACCGGTAACCCTGCAACACTGCCTATAAGCGTCTTCATTCTCATCCCACAGTTCTTCTTGGTTGGTTCGGGTGAAGCATTCATATACACAGGCCAACTCGATTTCTTCATAACACAGTCACCCAAAGGGATGAAAACAATGAGCACAGGACTCTTCCTCACAACCCTCTCCCTTGGCTTCTTCGTCAGCAGCTTCCTCGTCGCCGTGGTCAAGAAAGTCACCCGAACCCACCACGGCCAGGGGTGGCTAGCTGACAACATTAACAAGGGAAGGCTTGACTTGTTCTATGCACTTCTCACCATACTTAGTGCCATTAACTTTGTGGCGTTTTTGGTGTGTTCTTTATGGTATAAGCCTAAGAAACCAAAAGCAACAACCATGCAAAAGGGTGAGATTAATAACAACTCTGCTGAGAACAGGTGCTGA
- the LOC112784735 gene encoding protein NRT1/ PTR FAMILY 6.2 isoform X1: MQEGKMSWTVADAVDYKGYPADRSKTGGWVPAALILGIEIVERLSTMGIAVNLVTYMIGVMHLPSSTSANIVTDFMGTSFLLCLLGGFLADSFLGRYKTIGIFAAIQTLGTASLAISTKLPQLRPPPCNPRSNSNTCQPANGFQMGILYVALYLIALGTGGLKSSVSGFGSDQFDEKDEKEKSQMAYFFNRFFLFISFGTLAAVTVLVYVQDEVSRSWAYAVCSVCMIIAILVFLSGTKRYRFKKSMGSPIVHIFQVIAAAIRKRKLELPYNVASLYEDTPEPSRIEHTDQFCFLEKAAIVVEGDFEENSGPNPWKLCSLTRVEEVKMMVRLLPVWATTIIFWTTYAQMITFSVEQASTMERNLGSFQIPAGSLTVFFVAAILITLALYDRIIMPLWKKWKGKPGFTSLQRIAIGLVLSTLGMVAASVCEKKRLTVAKSVTGNPATLPISVFILIPQFFLVGSGEAFIYTGQLDFFITQSPKGMKTMSTGLFLTTLSLGFFVSSFLVAVVKKVTRTHHGQGWLADNINKGRLDLFYALLTILSAINFVAFLVCSLWYKPKKPKATTMQKGEINNNSAENRC; encoded by the exons ATGCAGGAGGGAAAAATGAGTTGGACAGTTGCAGATGCTGTGGACTACAAAGGCTACCCTGCTGATAGGTCCAAAACTGGTGGTTGGGTTCCTGCTGCTCTTATTTTAG GGATTGAAATTGTTGAGAGGCTCTCAACCATGGGGATTGCAGTGAACTTGGTGACATACATGATTGGAGTGATGCACCTTCCAAGCTCAACCTCAGCCAATATTGTCACTGACTTTATGGGAACCTCATTTCTCCTATGTTTGCTTGGAGGTTTTCTAGCAGATTCCTTCCTTGGAAGATACAAGACAATTGGAATCTTTGCTGCAATCCAAACACTG GGTACTGCTTCATTAGCAATCTCAACAAAATTGCCACAGTTACGTCCACCACCATGCAATCCAAGATCAAACAGTAACACTTGCCAACCAGCCAATGGATTTCAAATGGGAATCTTGTACGTGGCTCTATATCTTATTGCACTTGGAACCGGTGGCCTAAAGTCTAGTGTATCAGGCTTTGGAAGCGACCAATTTGATgagaaagatgagaaagaaaaatcCCAGATGGCCTATTTCTTCAACCGGTTCTTCCTCTTCATAAGTTTTGGAACTCTTGCAGCTGTTACAGTTCTTGTGTACGTTCAAGATGAAGTGAGCAGAAGTTGGGCTTATGCGGTTTGTTCTGTTTGCATGATCATAGCCATCTTGGTGTTCTTGTCAGGAACCAAGAGGTATAGATTCAAGAAAAGCATGGGAAGCCCCATTGTTCATATCTTCCAAGTTATTGCAGCTGCAATCAGGAAAAGGAAGTTGGAACTTCCATACAATGTTGCCTCTTTGTATGAGGACACTCCAGAGCCTTCTAGAATAGAACACACCGATCAATTCTG TTTTCTGGAGAAAGCAGCGATTGTGGTTGAGGGTGATTTTGAAGAGAACTCTGGACCAAACCCATGGAAACTGTGCTCACTAACAAGGGTGGAAGAGGTGAAAATGATGGTGAGGCTTCTTCCAGTATGGGCCACAACTATCATATTCTGGACCACATACGCACAGATGATCACGTTTTCAGTTGAGCAAGCCTCCACCATGGAAAGGAATCTTGGCAGCTTCCAAATCCCCGCTGGCTCTCTCACTGTCTTTTTCGTTGCTGCAATCCTAATCACTTTGGCTCTCTATGACCGAATCATCATGCCCCTCTGGAAGAAGTGGAAAGGCAAACCAG GATTCACGAGCCTACAAAGGATTGCAATTGGGCTTGTACTTTCAACATTGGGAATGGTGGCAGCTTCTGTATGCGAGAAGAAACGGTTAACAGTTGCAAAGAGTGTTACCGGTAACCCTGCAACACTGCCTATAAGCGTCTTCATTCTCATCCCACAGTTCTTCTTGGTTGGTTCGGGTGAAGCATTCATATACACAGGCCAACTCGATTTCTTCATAACACAGTCACCCAAAGGGATGAAAACAATGAGCACAGGACTCTTCCTCACAACCCTCTCCCTTGGCTTCTTCGTCAGCAGCTTCCTCGTCGCCGTGGTCAAGAAAGTCACCCGAACCCACCACGGCCAGGGGTGGCTAGCTGACAACATTAACAAGGGAAGGCTTGACTTGTTCTATGCACTTCTCACCATACTTAGTGCCATTAACTTTGTGGCGTTTTTGGTGTGTTCTTTATGGTATAAGCCTAAGAAACCAAAAGCAACAACCATGCAAAAGGGTGAGATTAATAACAACTCTGCTGAGAACAGGTGCTGA